TGGATGGAAAAATTTACAAATGCTGAAGCTATTTTCCTTAATGAAGGCATATTTGATCACACTCCAGCAGTTCTTACAGTGCATTCTGACATTCCTAGTGGTAAGAAACCGTTCAAGTATTTTAGGATGTGGTCTTCCCATCCTCAACACCACCAAGAAGTGAGTAGGGTGTGGCATCAAATGGTTAAAGGGACTAAAATGTACCAAGTTGTGTCTAAACTTAAGAACCTTAAGCCTATCTTTAAAGAGCTGAACAAGAGGGGTTTTTCAGAGATTCATATGGCTTATATGCAAGCTAAAGAGAAGTTGAATGATTGTCAGAATAAGATGCATCGAGATCCTTTGAATGTGGTTCTACAGTATCAAGAATTGGAAGCTAGAAAGCATTATGCAGGGGTACATAAAAACTACAGCTCATACTTGTCTCAATAAGCTAAGGTTACTTGGGTCAAAGAAGGTGACGAAAACTCTGCATTTTTTCACTCTAGTATCAAAGAAAGAAGGTGCCAAAATAGGATATATTCTATTATCAATGCAGAAGGGAATAGGGTGGAGAATCCTGATGGGGTTACTGAAGCTTTTTTTTCCTATTATCAGACTTTGTTGGGCACTCAAATGGACAATAGGCATCAAGTTAAAGACTCAATTATGGCTCATGGTCCTGTGCTTTCCATACAACAGGCAGATTTTCTATCAGCTGAGTTTACTAAAGAAGATATTAAAGATGCTATGTTTAGCATCCCTGGCATTAAAGCTCCAGGGCCTGATGGTTTTTGCAGCTACTTCTTTCAGGACAATTGGGATTTAGTTGGAGATGAGATAAGTGAAGCTATATTATTGTTCCTACATACAGGGCATCTGTTAAAAGAGATTAATTCTACAGTGATTACCCTTATCCCTAAGTGCAAATGTCCTAATACTGTAAGTGATTATCGTCCCATATCTTGCTGCAATGTCTTATACAAAGTAGCTACAAAATTGATCTGCAGTAGGCTTAAAGTTATTCTTCCAGATCTTGTGGCTCAAAATCAGGGGGGGTTCATTAAAGGCAGAataatttctcataatattatgATTTGTCAGGACCTAATAAGGCATTATGGAAGGAAATCGAGAAGACCCAACTGCATGATAAAGCTGGATTAACAAAAGGCTTATGATACTATGGAATGGGGATTCTTAGAAGAGATGTTACAAGCCTTTAAATTCCCTGCTAAATTCATTAGTCTTATAATGGCTTGCATAACTACACCTAAGTATTCTCTAATGTTTAATGGATCTATGCATGGATTCTTTGCAGCTAAAAGAGGTTTAAGGCAAGGGGACCCAAGGTCTCCTTGCTTTTTGTTCTTGGAATGGAATACTTGAGTAGAATCCTGCAAAAAGTCGGGGAGAAGGATGAGTTTTTGTTTCATGACAGATGCAGGGATTTAAAGATTAACCATCTCAGCTTTGCCGATGATGTGTTACTGTTCTGCAAGGGTGATTTCAAGAGCATATATCTAATGTTGCAGGGGCTAAAGTTGTTCTCAAAGTCCTCTGGATTGAACCCAAACATCAAAAAAACTGCCATATACTGTAGTGGCATGAGTGAGGAGGAAATTCGAAGAGTAATTGATGTGTCAGGATTCAGTAGAAGTAATATGCCGTTTAAGTATCTTGGTATACCCATCTGTGCCAAGAGAATCTCAGCTGTTGAGTGCAAATTGCTGGTTGAGAAGATGACAGCCAGGATTAAGAGTTGGAGTGCCAGAAACTTGTCGTTTGCAGGTAGATCAACTTTGATTAATTCTGTGCTTCTATCTATTCATGCCTATTAGAGTCAAATCATGATTCTACATAAGGAAATTATGTCTGAAAT
The genomic region above belongs to Humulus lupulus chromosome 1, drHumLupu1.1, whole genome shotgun sequence and contains:
- the LOC133782170 gene encoding uncharacterized protein LOC133782170 — encoded protein: MFSGWCFTTNSAWHKGGRIIVAWNPLRFNVSILSCSNQLIHLSVATVDNKHSFFATFVYGFNDEEGRKSLWKRLQDMARVDPWVVLGDFNDILNRDERIGDRARHSLNNEFINCVSGCQLEDVKYSGNFYTWSNKQQGSDKIYSKIDRVMANQAWMEKFTNAEAIFLNEGIFDHTPAVLTVHSDIPSGKKPFKYFRMWSSHPQHHQEVSRVWHQMVKGTKMYQVVSKLKNLKPIFKELNKRGFSEIHMAYMQAKEKLNDCQNKMHRDPLNVVLQYQELEARKHYAGTLLGTQMDNRHQVKDSIMAHGPVLSIQQADFLSAEFTKEDIKDAMFSIPGIKAPGPDGFCSYFFQDNWDLVGDEISEAILLFLHTGHLLKEINSTVITLIPKCKCPNTVSDYRPISCCNVLYKVATKLICSRLKVILPDLVAQNQGGILQKVGEKDEFLFHDRCRDLKINHLSFADDVLLFCKGDFKSIYLMLQGLKLFSKSSGLNPNIKKTAIYCSGMSEEEIRRVIDVSGFSRSNMPFKYLGIPICAKRISAVECKLLVEKMTARIKSWSARNLSFAGRSTLINSVLLSIHAY